One genomic window of Chitinophagaceae bacterium includes the following:
- a CDS encoding T9SS type A sorting domain-containing protein, producing the protein MIRNLLPIILMISIELNAFAQLQLVKDINTDIVPDDANPEQLILFKGKIYFAATDYRGSELWSTSGNAPGTILVKDINAGANSSNPSEFCAVDDVLYFTAADSAHGTELWRTDGTSGGTYLVKDTESGEFSGCNSTNGMIAIDGKLYFVAKGANGTMDVWVSDGTTAGTQTLNPFSTNGTPNYFQNLNGKLVYSENNQVWIYDGINPAIVVYTVPSGFINSVVVHGDYAFFCGQYSTFGSELMKSDGTIAGTGLVKDIWPGSSSSSVSNMTSLNGMLLFSAIDGINGRELWTSDGTTAGTYMIKDIAPGDIGPSNPYSSVPQDFTAAESYIYFQAYTPNEGRELWRTDGTAPGTVLVKDINTGIGYSKPADFFYLDGTLYFQAFDSLHGIELWSTQPSALGASLVKDIYPGDESSEPEYLVALNNKVFFAATTLDQGRELCKSNGIVTGTKLVKDIYGPTLSSADLDDDNYAVMNGNYFFVANEGVKGYELWKSDGTSAGTKMVKNIYPGGVTDFTSPYYITNIAGTIYFGGNDSIHGYELWRSDGTAAGTKMVKDIAPGTESSFPALFCEVGDLLFFQAFDPIHGTELWKSDGTSAGTKIVKDINPGVLSSDPSELYNYNGVLYFGAGTENEGRELWKSNGTAFGTKLIKDINGSNESSEILDVKSLGNIIVFSYRFGDYPYSGGLYKTNGTPAGTVLISAGQFTSTRASNGYLYFSGKTGSPPDYELWRTDGNTAELFYSISSGTSSSLPYLFADLNGVLLFSADGVGGRELYRTDGTIAGTYILKDIQPGSISSNPDDLKVIDSVAVFMAYTADHGVEPYRTNGTTAGTYLIGEVVPGSSGNIFQEPNFGNVGNAVLFFTNDLIHGYELWKIESPFRILEDTLCVESNLSLDAVVAPNPFSNTCNLYITGEMLEKVTVTISTITGTLVDKFITNCGTTVEIGRDLTAGVYLVQLKQAINTRVLKLIKTD; encoded by the coding sequence ATGATTAGAAATTTACTGCCTATTATTCTGATGATTTCCATTGAATTAAATGCATTTGCACAACTGCAGCTTGTAAAAGACATCAATACCGACATTGTACCTGATGATGCGAACCCTGAACAGTTGATCCTTTTCAAGGGAAAAATTTATTTTGCAGCAACAGACTATCGTGGCTCGGAACTGTGGAGTACTTCCGGCAATGCACCGGGAACTATTCTGGTTAAGGATATTAATGCTGGTGCAAACTCTTCCAATCCTTCAGAATTCTGCGCTGTTGACGATGTTCTCTATTTTACAGCAGCCGATAGTGCACATGGGACAGAACTATGGAGAACTGATGGAACATCCGGTGGAACATACCTGGTAAAAGATACCGAATCCGGAGAGTTCAGCGGATGCAACAGTACAAATGGTATGATTGCCATTGACGGCAAACTCTATTTTGTTGCCAAAGGCGCCAATGGTACTATGGATGTTTGGGTAAGCGATGGAACTACTGCCGGAACGCAAACCCTTAATCCATTTTCTACTAACGGTACACCCAATTACTTTCAAAATTTAAATGGAAAATTGGTGTACTCCGAAAATAACCAGGTTTGGATATATGATGGTATTAACCCAGCCATTGTTGTTTATACAGTGCCTTCAGGATTTATAAACAGCGTGGTTGTACATGGTGATTATGCATTTTTTTGTGGTCAATATAGCACATTCGGCAGCGAATTAATGAAGTCAGACGGCACTATTGCGGGAACCGGTTTGGTGAAAGATATATGGCCAGGATCAAGCAGCTCAAGTGTTAGCAACATGACATCGTTAAACGGTATGCTCTTGTTTTCTGCCATCGATGGAATTAACGGCAGAGAATTATGGACCAGTGATGGAACTACCGCAGGAACCTATATGATCAAGGATATTGCCCCTGGGGACATAGGTCCTTCGAATCCTTATAGTTCAGTGCCACAGGATTTTACTGCAGCGGAATCATACATATACTTTCAGGCTTACACACCTAATGAAGGTCGTGAATTATGGAGAACAGATGGAACCGCACCGGGAACGGTGCTTGTGAAGGATATTAATACAGGCATCGGATATTCCAAACCGGCTGATTTTTTTTACCTGGATGGAACGCTTTATTTCCAGGCATTTGATAGCCTTCATGGCATTGAATTATGGAGCACTCAACCATCTGCATTAGGAGCCTCTTTGGTAAAAGATATATATCCCGGAGATGAAAGCTCAGAACCGGAATACCTGGTTGCGTTAAACAATAAAGTATTTTTCGCAGCTACCACACTGGATCAAGGGCGTGAGCTGTGCAAATCTAATGGCATTGTTACTGGAACCAAATTGGTGAAGGACATATATGGTCCTACTTTGAGTAGTGCCGATCTTGACGACGATAACTATGCTGTAATGAATGGGAATTACTTTTTTGTGGCCAACGAGGGAGTAAAAGGCTATGAACTTTGGAAGAGTGATGGGACATCTGCAGGAACGAAGATGGTAAAGAATATTTATCCTGGAGGAGTAACTGACTTCACTTCGCCTTATTACATTACCAATATTGCAGGAACTATTTACTTTGGCGGAAATGATAGTATTCATGGATATGAACTCTGGAGGAGTGACGGTACCGCAGCCGGAACAAAAATGGTAAAAGATATTGCACCCGGAACAGAAAGTTCCTTTCCAGCCCTGTTTTGTGAAGTAGGTGACTTACTCTTTTTTCAGGCATTCGACCCAATTCATGGAACCGAGCTTTGGAAGAGTGATGGCACTTCAGCCGGAACAAAAATAGTAAAGGATATAAATCCTGGTGTACTGTCTTCTGATCCATCAGAGCTGTATAACTACAATGGTGTATTATACTTTGGCGCGGGCACAGAAAATGAAGGAAGGGAATTATGGAAATCAAATGGTACTGCTTTTGGTACAAAATTAATTAAGGATATCAATGGCAGTAACGAAAGCAGTGAGATACTTGATGTTAAAAGCCTTGGAAATATAATTGTATTCAGTTACCGGTTTGGTGACTACCCATATAGCGGCGGATTATACAAAACTAATGGCACTCCTGCCGGAACAGTGTTGATTTCTGCTGGACAATTTACATCCACAAGGGCCTCAAATGGGTACTTATATTTTTCAGGAAAAACAGGATCTCCTCCGGACTATGAACTTTGGAGAACAGATGGGAATACTGCAGAACTTTTTTATAGTATCAGTTCAGGAACATCCAGTTCGCTGCCCTACCTGTTTGCTGATTTGAATGGAGTGCTCTTGTTTTCTGCCGATGGTGTTGGGGGAAGGGAATTGTATCGCACCGATGGGACTATTGCAGGAACTTATATCTTAAAAGATATTCAACCAGGTTCAATAAGTTCTAATCCTGACGATCTTAAAGTGATAGATTCTGTGGCCGTTTTTATGGCCTATACGGCTGATCATGGTGTTGAACCCTACCGGACCAATGGCACAACAGCGGGAACATACCTTATTGGAGAAGTGGTTCCGGGTTCATCCGGAAACATTTTCCAGGAACCTAATTTTGGTAATGTGGGTAATGCTGTTCTTTTTTTTACTAACGACTTAATTCATGGTTACGAATTATGGAAAATTGAATCACCATTCAGGATATTGGAAGATACGCTGTGTGTTGAAAGTAATCTGTCACTTGATGCGGTTGTTGCTCCTAATCCTTTTTCCAATACCTGCAACCTGTATATTACAGGTGAGATGTTAGAGAAAGTGACAGTAACAATTTCAACTATTACGGGCACTTTAGTTGATAAGTTTATTACAAACTGTGGAACAACAGTTGAAATAGGAAGAGATTTAACTGCGGGGGTTTACCTGGTGCAGCTAAAACAGGCAATCAACACTAGGGTATTGAAGCTCATAAAAACAGATTAA